Proteins encoded in a region of the Panicum hallii strain FIL2 chromosome 3, PHallii_v3.1, whole genome shotgun sequence genome:
- the LOC112886146 gene encoding 60S ribosomal protein L18a, whose product MVAHRFHQYQVVGRALPTPGDEHPKIYRMKLWATNEVRAKSKFWYFLRKLKKVKKSNGQMLAINEIFERNPTTIKNYGIWLRYQSRTGYHNMYKEYRDTTLNGAVEQMYNEMASRHRVRAPCIQIIKTATVHFKLCKRDNTKQFHNSKIKFPLVYRKVRPPTRKLKTTFKASRPNLFM is encoded by the exons ATGGTCGCCCACAGG TTCCATCAGTACCAGGTGGTGGGTCGCGCTCTGCCAACCCCCGGCGATGAGCACCCCAAGATCTACCGTATGAAGCTCTGGGCCACCAACGAGGTTCGCGCCAAGTCCAAGTTCTG GTACTTCCTGAGGAAGCTCAAGAAGGTGAAGAAGAGCAATGGGCAGATGCTCGCCATCAACGAG ATCTTTGAGCGCAACCCAACCACAATCAAGAACTACGGCATCTGGCTGCGCTACCAGAGCAGGACAGGTTACCACAACATGTACAAGGAGTACCGTGACACCACCCTGAATGGTGCCGTGGAGCAGATGTACAATGAGATGGCCTCCCGCCACCGTGTGAGGGCCCCCTGCATCCAGATCATCAAGACGGCGACAGTCCACTTCAAGCTGTGCAAGAGGGACAACACCAAGCAGTTCCACAACTCCAAGATCAAATTCCCGCTCGTGTACCGCAAGGTGAGGCCACCCACCAGGAAGCTCAAGACCACTTTCAAGGCGTCCAGGCCCAACTTGTTCATGTGA
- the LOC112886145 gene encoding 60S ribosomal protein L18a-like protein has product MGGGHEQEADAGKAGGYSSSGLPTSEPPHLQGQPPQQYGYGTFQGSRAGSGEFRQPPVGFPQPAPPPGFGGGGYHNQQQPYAPVEPYYAQGYQAVPGYGQVAEGRPVRMRRLPCCGLGLGWCLFIAGFFLAAIPWYIGAFIMICVRVHDHREKPGYVACTIAAAIAAVAILLGVTKGTHVW; this is encoded by the exons GAGGAGGGCACGAGCAGGAGGCCGACGCCGGCAAGGCCGGGGGCTACTCCTCCTCCGGCCTCCCGACGTCGGAGCCGCCGCACCTGCAGGGCCAGCCGCCGCAGCAGTACGGGTACGGCACGTTCCAGGGCTCTCGCGCTGGCTCGGGCGAGTTCCGGCAGCCGCCCGTCGGGTTCCCGCAGCCCGCCCCGCCTCCCGgattcggcggcggcggctatcACAACCAGCAGCAGCCATACGCGCCCGTGGAGCCGTACTACGCCCAGGGGTACCAGGCCGTGCCAG GCTATGGTCAAGTAGCTGAAGGTAGACCTGTGAGAATGCGGCGTCTCCCATGTTGTGGCCTCGGCCTAGGCTGGTGCCT GTTCATCGCTGGTTTTTTCCTTGCCGCAATTCCATGGTATATTGGAGCTTTTATTATGATATGTGTGCGGGTACATGACCACAGAGAGAAACCAGGATACGTAGCTTGCACAATTGCT GCTGCAATTGCTGCAGTTGCCATCCTCCTGGGGGTTACTAAAGGAACTCACGTATGGTGA